The following DNA comes from Phytohabitans rumicis.
AGACCGACTCCAACTGGCCGTCGAAGCCGGTCGCCTCCAGCGCGTCGACCAGCCACGCCTCGGTGGCGCCGGAGAAGAACGTGAAGCCGAGTCCGAGCAGCAGCGACACCACGGCCCACAGCCAGAACGCCGCCTCCACCCGCCACAGCAGCACGTAGAGCCCGGTGGTCACCGCGAGCGTGACCGTGCCCATGAGGAACGACACGCGCCGCCCCCACATGTCGGCGACGATGCCGGTCGGCACCTCGAACAGGACCATGCCCGCGGTGAAGAACGCGTTGGCCGCGAACGCCTCGAGGTTGGACAGGCCGGCGTCGAGCAGGAAGATCGTGTTGATTCCCCAGATCAGCGACGCGGCCAGGGTGTTGCCGAGCGTCAGCGTGTAGTACGTGAACCGGACGGACCTCTCGGTGGCGACCACAGCTCTACTCCACCACGGGGGTCAGACGAAAAACCGCCAACGGGTCTGCGAATACTCGCCGGCGCGGTTGAATCCGAAAGCGGTGACCGGGGTCACCTCGTACACCAGCGCCACGCCGCTGGCCTCGTTCAGGAAGGCGCCGTCGCGGACGTCGAAGCGCCACTCGTTGCCGTATTTCGACTCGTACGTGCCGGCGATCCGGCGCAGCCGCGCCTCGTCGGTCACCTGGACGGCATCACCCTCGACGACCAGGTCGAGGCCGTCGTCCAGGGCGGTGCCGCCGGCCGTGATCACGGTGCAGTGCGGGTTCTCGGCGAGGTTGCGGGCCTTGCGCTCGTCCGGGCCGGTGCAGAAGTACAGGGCACCGTCCAGCCACACGGCGATCAGGGGCGTGACGTGCGGGCGCCCGTCGGGCCGCACGGTGGTCAGCAGGTAGACCTCCGCCTGCGCCAACTCCCGGCGTCCACGCACCCACTCGGTGGCGGTAGCGTTCGCGCTGCTGTAGCGGGAGTCCAGCGTGGTTACCGGGTCTGTCGAGGCCATACCGCCCTGCCTACCACGGGCGGGACACCACCGACGCGTCGGTCGTGATTAGATATTTGATACCAGCGCCGAGAAGGGAACGACGTGACGGACCGCCCCGTGCCGGCGCAGATGCTCTCTTCCCTGGT
Coding sequences within:
- a CDS encoding pyridoxamine 5'-phosphate oxidase family protein codes for the protein MASTDPVTTLDSRYSSANATATEWVRGRRELAQAEVYLLTTVRPDGRPHVTPLIAVWLDGALYFCTGPDERKARNLAENPHCTVITAGGTALDDGLDLVVEGDAVQVTDEARLRRIAGTYESKYGNEWRFDVRDGAFLNEASGVALVYEVTPVTAFGFNRAGEYSQTRWRFFV